A stretch of the Uranotaenia lowii strain MFRU-FL chromosome 3, ASM2978415v1, whole genome shotgun sequence genome encodes the following:
- the LOC129751376 gene encoding uncharacterized protein LOC129751376, with product MVATSADSKWRVILSSIKLIGRSISSQIDKVSRNRSSYYMVLLRVRLAELGFSGRGSVLEAGLNEEEAAAVRLFCETFTELALRLREVGQPSSSRLLTRSSRSMDASRDSRTLS from the exons ATGGTGGCCACATCGGCGGATAGTAAATG GCGCGTGATTTTGAGCAGCATCAAGTTGATTGGAAGGAGCATCTCTAGTCAGATCGACAAAGTTAGCCGAAACAGGAGCAGTTATTACATGGTTCTGTTGCGGGTCAGGCTCGCGG AATTAGGCTTCTCGGGCAGAGGCAGTGTACTTGAAGCAGGCCTGAACGAAGAAGAAGCGGCGGCAG TGCGCTTATTCTGCGAGACGTTCACTGAGTTGGCTTTACGTTTGCGAGAGGTAGGACAACCTTCATCATCTAGATTGTTGACTCGAAGCAGTCGATCCATGGATGCATCTAGGGACTCACGAACCCTCTCGTGA